TCATTCCTATtacatgttttaatttttacaGTTATTTCTTTATCTCATGTGTGGGAAGCCTTTTTTAGGTGTTGTATAGAAGAGATGCAGCAGCTGAGAGTATGTCCCCAAGTCATCTTTCGTCGGTAATTTTCTTCCCTATTTATTATGCAAACTTCAAATAAATTCAGTTCTTATACGCATTATTTGTTTTTAGTTGTTATGTTTAGGAAAATCACTAAATATAATCTATTACTGAGTCCTGACACCTTCTAGCCAATAGCACATGTGAATTATCATTATCATGCTATCCTTATATGcctctttatttgtgtttagtTGTGATGTTTAGGAAAATCACTAAATATAATCTATTACTGAGTCCTGATAACTTATAGCCAATAACACATGTGAATTACCATTATCATGCTATCCTTATATGCCTCTTTAACATGTGCTGAAATTTGATTTAATCTTGTTTTGAGCCTTGACCGTTCCGCTGTTTGTCTACCTTGTAGATGTGCACGTCAGCTATCAAGGAATCTCTAGCCAGTGTAAGCCAGATATTAGTTGTTGATTCATCCCTTGATTCCATTACTACATTTCTTTAGCAGTTCTTGTCAGCATCAAGCAAAGTACATCTCTGAGTGACACTTTTTGACTTCTGCCTATCCGGCCGCAGGTTTTTGGAGACAAGCTAGATGGTTTAACAAGGAACTTTGAAGAATCTTTTGATAGCACTTTGAGTACTCTTCGATTAATTTATGAGACATCTACACGCAATGAAAGGAATAAATTTGATAATATGAAAATGGAAATTCCAAATACTGATTTGAGCAAAGGAGATTGCTCAAGTGATGTTGTTTCAGAGGATGGTCATTCAGGGCCAATATCACGTGCTAAAATTCAAGATCAATCAAATAGTCCTGAAGAGGTCAGGGATAACTTTCATATGGATTCAGTGAGTCGTGGTCTTACATTGCATGGGAAATCAAACCAAGTGGTTTGTTTTTCTCCAACCTCTTCTGGATCTGTAATTAATAATCCTATTGTTAGTACATATGAGAAGTCTATTGTGGAGCAATGCCGTTCTAATGAGCTCAAGACAATTGAACTTGGCCTTACAATGAAAAAGTTGCAATTGAAAGAGACAGAATTGGCTCTCCACTATGATTTGAATAATCTGGAGAGATCAAAGTTAGCCATGGGAGCATCAAAGGCATCATTCAGAGCTGAAAAGTTCAAGAACCAGTTAGAAGATATGAGACATGGCGAACTAAATAAGAAGTGCATAGACTGTCTTATTGCTGGTCTGTTTATCATGTCAGCGTCACTTGTGTATGCTGCTTATGTTTATAGCTATAAACAGATTACTGAAGCTACCGAAACATGTACACCACTTGAGGCAAGTATAATCATCTTTTTCCTGGTTCCAATTGGTTGGATGCATATGAAGTCACTGCATCATGTTTTGCTTTGGTTTAGCAATAATTACTGGAAAAGTTAGTCTGGATTTTTTCTTGGAAGTTCATTGCAGAATCCTTTTCATGACTACCTGGCAATCATTGCCTTTAGTGTTCAAAACTCGCAAGGTGAAAAATAACTAATAGGGAGCATATCATTGAAATTATTTAGATAACAAATCATATTTGTGCTTAAGATTTCAATTTTTAGAATTTTCTTTTTACGTACATCTGTGTCAGGATCAAAGATTCAACTTATTATCTTTCTTTTGATAATTATCAGATTCAAGAATTAATAGGGTACAAATTATGTAAATGgaatttaattatgacataTCTGTATCATGAACCACACATATTATTCCAGCACTGCCTTTGCTCAATAGGGAAGTATTAATGGCACTTTTTCTATTTCAGGAATCTTCCTCCTGGTGGACTCCGAAGTCAGTGGTCTGGTTCAACTCAGGCTTGCATGTTTTGTGGTGTCAAGTTCAAGTCATCAGCAGAATGTTGTTTGGAGTCATAATGATTTTTGCAGTTGCATATTTGCTCATCCAGCGCTCAGCGGCATCATCAACACAGACTATGCCAGTTACATTCATCCTTTTGATGTTAGGAATTGGTTGCGGCTACTGTGGCAAGCTATGTGTAGACACACTGGGAGGAAGTGGTTATGTGTGGCTTTCTTATTGGGAGATTCTATGCCTGCTGCATTTCTTATCGATTGGCTTCACGTCCATATTGTACTCAATCCTTCATGGACCACTCACCAAACTGCAATCATCCAAGGAGAATACAATCTTCCCCTACTGGATTCGCAGAATTTTGTTCTATGGTACATTGCTTGTGGTTCTACCATTGTGTTGTGGCTTCTTGCCTTTTGCAAGCATAGGTCAATGGAAAGAGTATTTTATGTTGAAGGTGTTGGATTTCTACGGATCAGAGGTGTAAAACACTGTCTGGTCATGTAAAACTTGCATGTAAACACTGTTCTTTGGTGTAAAACCCTTTTTGCCTAACTAGGAGCTGCTTGGCTTGTGGGAAGCCAACTTACCAAGCACCTATAACTGTATTTGCCCACATGTAACTTTATCTAGTTCATCTAATTATTTTCTCCTATGAGGTATGTAATATTTGATGTTACAGTATGCTTATTGTATTTTATTGGAACCTGCCTGCTTTGGATTTCATGCAGATTCATCTTTGATAATTTAAAGAATTAAAGGTCTGATCTGATGCTATATTGACTGATGTGTCATTTCAGCTGGAAAATTGTTGTGGATCCTTGTATTGATTGTTGGATAGAATCACAATTTTTTGAAAGAATAAgattgatcaattctaactcctAATTGATACTTTGAAGCTTTATCGATCCCCTTTTAATTTGGTCATATTTATGTTGCCATAGTTATTCTTTTATTCCTTTTAATCTGATTCCACTGGACTTGAGCAAGAACAAGCCACTGAATTCACACCAGTCATTCTTAATTTTGAAATGGAAAGATAAATAAGTAATCCTAATTGGTTAATTTCTGAAAAAATCCTACATGGCAATCAATCCTTCATTCTTCTTATCCTACACCTTTTTTCTTATCATGCACTCATATATCTTTAATAGCATTCATATATATCAAAATGCGTTTATTATCCTCTCTCTCATCTCTTTTCCTTCACTACCGTTTCAACCCTCAATTCATCTCTTCCAGTTTTCCCTTTTTCATTCTTCTCTCTTTCAATGTTTCAAAACCAA
This is a stretch of genomic DNA from Lotus japonicus ecotype B-129 chromosome 1, LjGifu_v1.2. It encodes these proteins:
- the LOC130711005 gene encoding protein CPR-5, producing MAEINHCSTKPEAIPINGCKTQSLIENNTRVCSDVSETTSSCSSHRVKGKGKGVVAYKRRNPRVVVRRRARASVDAVGFPLGMSFAAVLAQVLYRRDAAAESMSPSHLSSMCTSAIKESLASVFGDKLDGLTRNFEESFDSTLSTLRLIYETSTRNERNKFDNMKMEIPNTDLSKGDCSSDVVSEDGHSGPISRAKIQDQSNSPEEVRDNFHMDSVSRGLTLHGKSNQVVCFSPTSSGSVINNPIVSTYEKSIVEQCRSNELKTIELGLTMKKLQLKETELALHYDLNNLERSKLAMGASKASFRAEKFKNQLEDMRHGELNKKCIDCLIAGLFIMSASLVYAAYVYSYKQITEATETCTPLEESSSWWTPKSVVWFNSGLHVLWCQVQVISRMLFGVIMIFAVAYLLIQRSAASSTQTMPVTFILLMLGIGCGYCGKLCVDTLGGSGYVWLSYWEILCLLHFLSIGFTSILYSILHGPLTKLQSSKENTIFPYWIRRILFYGTLLVVLPLCCGFLPFASIGQWKEYFMLKVLDFYGSEV